One stretch of Halapricum desulfuricans DNA includes these proteins:
- a CDS encoding PHP domain-containing protein, whose product MVRADLHVHTTVSDGELDPEAVPAAARQTGLDAVAITDHDRLQPGLDDPVVRREGLTVVHGIELRVDAGKQRVDLLGYGLEPTADLEAACERIQRDRIERARAIVECVEDRLGVVPDVDFHPGVGRPHVARAIAESDADLGYQEAFETLIGGEGPCFVAREIPDFETGRRLLEEAAAFVGLAHPLRYRDPDHALELTAELDAVELAYPYDHDADLGRVRRAIDRHGLLATGGSDAHGRRLGITGLDAEAFERVRKRLPHPTVE is encoded by the coding sequence ATGGTCCGGGCGGATCTGCACGTGCACACGACAGTCTCGGACGGCGAACTTGACCCCGAGGCGGTGCCGGCGGCCGCACGGCAGACCGGGCTGGACGCCGTTGCGATCACTGACCACGACCGGCTCCAGCCCGGTCTGGACGACCCGGTCGTCCGTCGTGAGGGCCTGACGGTCGTCCACGGGATCGAGCTCCGGGTCGACGCCGGAAAACAGCGGGTCGATCTGCTCGGGTACGGGCTGGAGCCGACGGCCGACCTCGAGGCGGCCTGCGAGCGCATCCAGCGCGACCGGATCGAGCGGGCCCGCGCGATCGTCGAATGCGTCGAGGACCGGCTCGGCGTCGTGCCGGATGTCGATTTCCACCCGGGAGTCGGGCGGCCACACGTCGCCCGCGCGATCGCCGAGAGCGACGCCGACCTCGGCTATCAGGAGGCCTTCGAGACGCTCATCGGCGGTGAGGGACCCTGTTTCGTCGCCAGAGAGATCCCCGATTTCGAGACGGGTCGGCGACTGCTTGAGGAGGCGGCCGCGTTCGTCGGGCTGGCTCACCCGCTGCGCTACCGCGACCCCGACCACGCGCTCGAGCTGACCGCCGAACTTGACGCCGTCGAACTGGCCTATCCCTACGATCACGACGCCGATCTTGGCAGGGTTCGGCGGGCGATCGATCGCCACGGGCTGCTGGCGACCGGCGGGAGCGACGCGCACGGACGACGGCTGGGGATCACTGGCCTCGACGCCGAGGCGTTCGAGCGGGTCCGCAAACGGCTTCCACACCCGACTGTCGAGTGA
- a CDS encoding efflux RND transporter permease subunit: MIDHERAIERLGHWIVDNPARIVLAFLLVTAVFAGGLGGVEIDSGTERFFESVPEHHTQQYVDDQFGATFETGEDTTQVIVTDENVFSKRAVLRTLELQQDLKSDPSLRVSETTGLATGIAQVLDPFATTPEQRIQAVETSTPAEVREAALTLLEVRPQITQVLSEDRNLREPRASATIVVVLHSVPEGDQATLEAVQNRIKGTAETADGDVRVFGSAIQQAGFDRAIFESLSLIVPTVVVFILLCLVLAYRDPIDLLLALVSLIFALVWTFGFMGYAGIKFNLMMIAVPVILLGVGIDFGIHAVNRYREERVDGTEPRQSMLTANDQLLVAFSIVTVTTVIGFLANVTSQLEPVREFGLVVAVGLVFTFFVFGIFLPALKLLTDHKRDEWGIGQFSITPFGGEDSRLGGLLRSSAVVAKRHPFVLLAVILLVTGAAGYSATNVESKFETEDFLPYADHPPQIEVIPDEIAPSEFEITDTSNYIKDTFKTTNTEQVTVYIEGPMEQANALKIVHRAGNDPPSSFVREDGRAVSEGIIDVIDTYASQDQEFAAMVQRNDLDDDGVPDRHLGAIYDELLRSEYADQAGQYLTEDRRATKVVYQVKSSSTQKEITADARAFASDVHFDAEATGDTIVFRALTEALMASAVVSFAVAFGLTAVFLVLVFWLLEDRWSLGLATMAPIVVAVVMLVGSMPVLGIAFNALTATILAITIGLGVAYSVHVVHRFIDEYDEQGDVHESLLTTLSGTGGGVTASMLTTSGSVACMTLAVNPILGQFGLLTAISTFYSYVTAIVVLPLALRAWARVFG; this comes from the coding sequence GTGATCGACCACGAGCGAGCGATCGAACGGCTCGGCCACTGGATCGTCGACAACCCCGCGCGGATCGTCCTCGCGTTCCTGCTGGTGACCGCCGTGTTCGCCGGCGGGCTCGGCGGCGTCGAGATCGACTCCGGGACCGAGCGGTTCTTCGAGAGTGTGCCGGAACACCACACACAGCAGTACGTCGACGACCAGTTCGGCGCGACCTTCGAGACGGGCGAGGACACGACGCAGGTCATCGTCACCGACGAGAACGTCTTCAGCAAGCGCGCCGTCCTCCGGACGCTCGAGCTCCAGCAAGACCTCAAGTCCGACCCGTCGCTGCGCGTCAGCGAGACAACTGGCCTCGCGACGGGGATCGCGCAGGTGCTCGACCCGTTCGCGACGACGCCCGAACAGCGAATTCAGGCTGTCGAGACTTCGACGCCGGCGGAAGTCCGGGAGGCCGCCCTGACGCTGCTCGAGGTCCGACCCCAGATCACGCAGGTCCTGAGCGAGGACCGCAACCTCCGGGAACCGCGGGCGTCGGCGACGATCGTCGTCGTGTTACATTCGGTTCCGGAGGGCGATCAGGCGACGCTGGAAGCCGTCCAGAACCGGATCAAAGGCACCGCCGAAACCGCGGACGGCGACGTCCGGGTGTTCGGTTCGGCGATCCAGCAGGCAGGCTTCGATCGGGCGATCTTCGAGTCGCTGTCGCTGATCGTTCCCACCGTCGTCGTGTTCATCCTGCTGTGTCTCGTGCTCGCCTACCGGGACCCGATCGATCTGCTGCTCGCGCTGGTCAGCCTGATCTTCGCGCTCGTCTGGACGTTCGGCTTCATGGGCTATGCCGGGATCAAGTTCAACCTCATGATGATCGCGGTGCCGGTCATCCTGCTGGGAGTCGGGATCGACTTCGGGATCCACGCCGTCAACCGCTACCGCGAGGAGCGAGTCGACGGCACCGAACCCCGACAGAGCATGCTCACGGCGAACGACCAGTTGCTGGTCGCTTTCTCAATCGTCACGGTGACGACCGTCATCGGCTTTCTGGCCAACGTCACGAGCCAGCTCGAGCCGGTCAGGGAGTTCGGGCTCGTCGTCGCGGTCGGGCTCGTGTTCACGTTTTTCGTGTTCGGGATCTTCCTGCCCGCGCTGAAACTCCTGACCGACCACAAGCGTGACGAGTGGGGGATCGGCCAGTTCTCGATCACCCCGTTCGGTGGCGAAGACTCCCGGCTGGGCGGGCTGTTGCGATCCAGTGCTGTCGTCGCAAAGCGCCACCCGTTCGTCCTGCTCGCGGTGATCCTGCTCGTGACCGGTGCGGCGGGCTACTCCGCGACAAACGTCGAGTCGAAGTTCGAGACCGAGGACTTCCTGCCGTACGCCGACCACCCGCCACAGATCGAGGTCATCCCCGACGAGATCGCCCCCTCCGAGTTCGAGATCACCGACACGTCCAACTACATCAAGGATACGTTCAAGACGACCAACACGGAACAGGTGACCGTCTACATCGAGGGGCCGATGGAACAGGCAAACGCCCTGAAGATCGTCCATCGGGCCGGCAACGACCCGCCATCGTCGTTCGTCCGCGAGGACGGACGCGCGGTCTCGGAGGGGATCATCGACGTCATCGACACCTATGCGAGTCAGGATCAGGAGTTCGCGGCGATGGTCCAGCGAAACGACCTCGACGACGACGGCGTCCCCGACAGGCATCTCGGTGCGATCTACGATGAGCTGCTGCGTTCGGAGTACGCCGATCAGGCCGGACAGTATCTCACCGAGGATCGGCGCGCGACGAAAGTCGTCTATCAGGTCAAATCGAGCTCGACCCAGAAGGAGATCACGGCGGACGCCCGCGCGTTCGCGTCTGACGTCCACTTCGACGCGGAAGCGACCGGCGACACGATCGTCTTCCGGGCGCTGACCGAGGCGCTGATGGCCTCCGCCGTGGTGAGCTTCGCGGTCGCGTTCGGCCTGACGGCTGTGTTCCTCGTGCTCGTGTTCTGGCTGCTCGAAGACCGGTGGTCGCTCGGGCTGGCGACGATGGCGCCGATCGTCGTCGCCGTCGTCATGCTCGTGGGATCGATGCCGGTCCTCGGGATCGCCTTCAACGCCCTGACCGCGACGATCTTGGCAATCACGATCGGGCTGGGCGTCGCCTACTCGGTCCACGTCGTCCACCGGTTCATCGACGAGTACGACGAGCAGGGAGACGTCCACGAGTCACTGTTGACGACACTCAGCGGTACCGGCGGCGGCGTCACCGCGAGCATGCTCACCACCTCCGGCAGCGTCGCCTGTATGACGCTGGCCGTCAACCCCATCCTCGGACAGTTCGGCCTGCTCACCGCGATCAGCACCTTCTACTCGTACGTCACCGCGATCGTCGTCCTGCCGCTGGCACTGCGTGCCTGGGCTCGCGTGTTCGGCTAG
- a CDS encoding HVO_0476 family zinc finger protein, whose amino-acid sequence MTDATDRVAVPCPACSPEFETVHEVLSEGGQATVRCTECGHVHKTSLPDETTLQRDVVVSQDGESFAASTDVPAEETLAVGEEFLLETDEAIMTVRITSLELDEDRVERAPAEDVRTIWTRAVGNVSVDATVHPKDGDREGTRSETLHVPGDYEFVVGETDELGDLEFTIEGIHLRADAHGYTHEKLDHDGDMAFAKDVKRLLVRDESSTAWSAW is encoded by the coding sequence ATGACCGACGCTACGGATCGGGTCGCAGTGCCGTGTCCGGCCTGCTCGCCCGAGTTCGAGACCGTCCACGAGGTGCTCTCGGAGGGCGGTCAGGCGACCGTCAGATGCACCGAGTGCGGACACGTCCACAAGACGAGTCTGCCCGACGAAACCACGCTCCAGCGCGACGTCGTCGTCTCTCAGGACGGCGAGTCGTTCGCCGCGAGTACCGACGTGCCGGCCGAGGAGACGCTGGCCGTCGGCGAGGAGTTCCTGCTTGAGACCGACGAGGCGATCATGACCGTCCGGATCACCAGCCTCGAGCTGGACGAGGATCGGGTCGAGCGGGCCCCGGCCGAAGACGTCCGGACGATCTGGACCCGCGCGGTCGGTAACGTCAGCGTCGACGCGACCGTCCACCCGAAGGACGGCGACCGCGAGGGCACGCGCAGCGAGACGCTGCACGTCCCCGGCGACTACGAATTCGTCGTCGGCGAGACCGACGAACTGGGCGATCTGGAGTTCACGATCGAGGGGATCCACCTCCGGGCGGACGCCCACGGCTACACCCACGAGAAGCTCGATCACGACGGCGACATGGCCTTCGCCAAGGACGTCAAGCGCCTGCTCGTCCGCGACGAGAGCTCGACCGCCTGGTCGGCGTGGTAG
- a CDS encoding DUF6757 family protein has protein sequence MNCHYCDRDADVTVEKDGIKVGVCKEHFRERMEELADSEWLRGVEEELDIDRAE, from the coding sequence ATGAACTGTCACTACTGCGATCGCGACGCCGACGTCACCGTCGAGAAGGACGGGATCAAGGTCGGCGTCTGCAAGGAGCACTTCCGCGAGCGGATGGAGGAACTCGCGGACTCGGAGTGGCTCCGGGGCGTCGAAGAGGAGCTGGACATCGATCGCGCCGAGTGA
- a CDS encoding COG1361 S-layer family protein codes for MSRQPASAPGERLLALALTGLVVASSIGGVVTVSTGVASAANSGTVEGTPNLNASAPDARYEPGADGTLSVSLTNDATIDDNNETHPAEARTRAGEARSVEVNVSDARDAPLTVRTGEQQAGTIQDGQTGGPYAFDILVDEDADPGTYEVNVTTEYRHAERVTYEEVADGEYQYSEAVVNRTETDTITVEIEPEPDIEIDKTHHDVPVGGEGIVYVEATNTGGERVTDATLSLSSSDSDFYFGSGTATSETNIGDLGAGESKTYRFRAGTVESAVDRPYPIDATVQYTDSEDSQGSQSDTFSISPEQRPRFAVENLTHDVPQNGEGTITVNVSHSVGKDIEDITVTATSPDDDVYLGSEGSRSSATQFEQWGSDRTRQFTFRAGTDDSAVNRSYPIELQFEYTDDDDNDNSRTEVVEFVPRTRERFAVESLAHDVSLGGEGTITINVSHFAGGDIEDVAVTATASDGSVYLGSQGSPSATTQFEQWRADQSRQLTFRAGTDDSAVNRSYPVELQFEYTDEADNDNTRTKYVEFVPRERSEFEVRTADHAVPRDGSGYLTVNVTSAVPRNISEVTVTATAPDSEVYLGSEASPSGTAFVERWAAGERKQLTFRPGTTASAVANRSYPIELQFEYTDSEDNDNARTEYVQFAPHERPQFTVESIDHDVPVGETGTVELTLRNGGPINATDATLTASSSVDALFFGTGGGQEPVEAPGGISFEPPQTGTPTSSAYVGNWPAGETRTVTLRAGFDENAIRNAYTADLSVDYENERGDDMPTRSFTVGVEPAPEQAFGFERVESDLYVGEEGDLVGELTNRANRTIDGVVVTVESDRQTINFYNTRYAVGTLKPGETERFRYRVGVTEETERGPKLLELSARYRGSEGTVQQSETEDLPVEVRPKREAFSIERTNGGFTPGSSGSLTLTVTNQRNETVSNVQAKLFTDDPLDSSDDEAFVSSLEPGESETLTFDLSVGGSAIAKDYAVSMDFRYDDARGESKLSDTYRVPVTVKTSESSIGPLVVGAIVLLIVVLGLVAWRFGLVEQLQDRLGN; via the coding sequence ATGAGTAGGCAGCCGGCGAGTGCTCCCGGTGAGCGACTCCTCGCGCTGGCGCTGACCGGGCTCGTGGTTGCGAGTTCGATCGGCGGTGTCGTGACGGTCTCGACCGGCGTGGCGAGCGCGGCCAACTCCGGGACCGTCGAGGGCACGCCGAATCTCAACGCCAGCGCTCCCGACGCCAGATACGAACCCGGTGCAGACGGAACGCTATCCGTGTCGCTGACGAACGATGCAACGATCGACGACAACAACGAGACCCACCCGGCCGAGGCGCGCACACGCGCAGGGGAAGCACGGTCGGTCGAGGTCAACGTCAGCGACGCCCGCGACGCGCCGCTGACGGTTCGGACGGGCGAACAGCAGGCGGGAACGATTCAGGACGGACAGACCGGCGGCCCGTACGCTTTCGACATACTGGTCGACGAGGACGCCGATCCGGGCACCTACGAGGTGAACGTGACGACGGAGTACCGTCACGCCGAGCGCGTAACCTACGAGGAGGTCGCGGACGGCGAGTACCAGTACAGCGAAGCGGTCGTCAACCGGACCGAGACCGACACGATCACCGTCGAAATCGAGCCCGAACCAGACATCGAGATCGATAAAACGCATCACGACGTCCCGGTCGGTGGCGAGGGGATCGTCTACGTCGAAGCGACCAACACCGGCGGCGAGCGCGTGACGGACGCGACGCTGTCGCTGAGTTCGAGCGACTCCGATTTCTATTTCGGCTCGGGCACAGCGACTTCCGAGACGAATATCGGTGATCTGGGGGCCGGTGAATCGAAGACGTACCGGTTCCGCGCAGGGACCGTCGAGAGCGCGGTCGATCGGCCCTATCCGATCGACGCGACGGTCCAGTACACCGACAGCGAAGACAGCCAGGGAAGTCAGTCGGACACGTTCTCGATCTCGCCTGAACAGCGGCCGCGTTTCGCCGTCGAGAACCTCACGCACGACGTGCCACAGAACGGCGAGGGGACGATCACGGTGAACGTCTCTCACTCCGTCGGGAAAGACATCGAAGACATCACTGTCACGGCGACGTCCCCGGACGACGACGTCTACCTCGGCTCTGAGGGGTCACGGTCTTCGGCGACGCAGTTCGAACAGTGGGGAAGCGATCGGACCCGCCAGTTCACCTTCCGTGCGGGAACTGACGACAGCGCCGTCAACCGGTCCTACCCCATCGAACTGCAGTTCGAGTACACCGACGACGATGACAACGACAACTCCCGGACCGAAGTCGTCGAGTTCGTTCCCCGGACTCGGGAGCGATTTGCCGTCGAGAGTCTCGCACACGACGTGTCGCTCGGCGGGGAGGGAACGATCACGATAAACGTCTCGCACTTCGCCGGCGGGGACATCGAGGACGTGGCCGTCACGGCGACTGCGTCCGACGGGAGCGTCTATCTGGGATCGCAGGGATCGCCCTCGGCGACGACGCAATTCGAGCAGTGGCGCGCCGACCAGTCCCGGCAACTCACCTTCCGCGCGGGGACCGACGACAGCGCCGTCAACCGCTCCTATCCCGTCGAACTGCAGTTCGAGTACACCGACGAGGCCGACAACGACAACACGCGCACGAAGTACGTCGAATTTGTCCCGCGCGAGCGAAGCGAGTTCGAGGTACGGACGGCCGATCACGCCGTGCCGCGTGACGGCTCCGGATACCTGACTGTCAACGTGACCAGCGCCGTCCCGCGGAACATCTCGGAGGTGACGGTGACAGCGACGGCACCAGATTCGGAGGTCTATCTCGGGTCGGAGGCCTCGCCGTCCGGAACGGCGTTCGTCGAGCGGTGGGCGGCGGGCGAGCGCAAGCAACTCACCTTCCGGCCGGGCACGACCGCCAGCGCGGTCGCCAACCGGTCCTATCCCATCGAGTTGCAGTTCGAGTACACGGACAGCGAGGACAACGACAACGCCCGGACTGAGTACGTCCAGTTCGCGCCCCACGAGCGCCCGCAGTTCACCGTCGAGTCGATCGATCACGACGTGCCGGTCGGCGAGACTGGAACGGTGGAGTTGACGTTGCGAAACGGAGGGCCGATCAACGCGACTGACGCGACGCTGACAGCGAGTTCGAGTGTCGACGCGCTGTTCTTCGGGACGGGCGGCGGGCAGGAACCGGTCGAAGCGCCCGGCGGAATCTCCTTCGAGCCGCCCCAGACGGGAACTCCGACTTCGTCGGCGTACGTCGGTAACTGGCCGGCCGGCGAGACCCGGACGGTGACGCTCCGGGCCGGCTTCGACGAGAACGCCATCCGGAACGCCTATACTGCGGATCTCAGCGTCGATTACGAGAACGAGCGCGGCGACGACATGCCGACGCGGTCGTTCACGGTCGGGGTCGAGCCGGCACCGGAGCAGGCGTTCGGCTTCGAGCGCGTCGAGAGCGACCTCTACGTCGGTGAAGAGGGAGATCTGGTCGGCGAATTGACCAATCGCGCGAACCGAACGATCGACGGCGTCGTCGTCACCGTCGAGAGCGACCGCCAGACGATCAACTTCTACAACACCCGGTACGCGGTCGGGACGCTGAAACCCGGCGAGACCGAGCGGTTCCGCTATCGCGTCGGCGTCACCGAGGAGACCGAACGCGGGCCGAAACTGCTCGAGCTCTCCGCGCGGTACCGCGGCAGCGAGGGGACGGTCCAGCAGTCCGAGACTGAGGACCTCCCCGTCGAGGTCCGCCCGAAGCGAGAGGCGTTCTCGATCGAGCGGACGAACGGCGGCTTCACGCCCGGCAGTTCGGGATCGCTGACGCTCACTGTGACCAACCAGCGCAACGAGACCGTCTCGAACGTCCAGGCGAAGCTGTTCACCGACGACCCCCTGGATAGCAGCGACGACGAGGCGTTCGTCTCGTCGCTCGAGCCCGGCGAATCAGAGACGTTGACGTTCGATCTGTCGGTCGGCGGCTCCGCGATAGCAAAAGACTATGCAGTCTCGATGGACTTCCGCTACGACGACGCTCGCGGGGAGAGCAAACTCTCGGATACCTACCGCGTTCCGGTCACCGTCAAGACGTCCGAGTCGTCGATCGGCCCGCTGGTGGTCGGGGCGATCGTCCTCCTCATCGTCGTGCTCGGGCTCGTCGCCTGGCGATTCGGACTCGTTGAACAGTTGCAGGACCGTCTCGGCAACTGA
- a CDS encoding RAD55 family ATPase, protein MRISSGVQGFDELVDGGLLPRRLYVVSGPPGSGKTTFSSQFITQGAKQGENCLYVTMHETKEELMQDMSGFEFGFDKAMQSDAVQFLNLVTESGKRTITQFGHEGGLTNRLVAYLDSNDIDRAVIDSTMLLQHFFSDANQEITGFLSALKQTDATILLISEMTDPSAYSDEHYLAHGVVFFHNYLESGGMTRGVQVIKMRGTPIDCDIRRISFTDRGLTVHSGEKLQG, encoded by the coding sequence ATGCGCATCTCGAGTGGCGTCCAGGGGTTCGACGAACTCGTCGATGGCGGGCTGTTGCCGCGGCGACTGTACGTCGTCAGCGGCCCGCCCGGAAGCGGGAAGACGACGTTCTCCTCGCAGTTCATCACGCAGGGCGCAAAGCAGGGCGAGAACTGCCTGTACGTGACGATGCACGAGACGAAGGAGGAGCTGATGCAGGACATGTCCGGGTTCGAATTCGGGTTCGACAAGGCCATGCAGTCCGACGCGGTGCAGTTCCTGAATCTCGTGACCGAGAGCGGCAAGCGCACGATCACGCAGTTCGGCCACGAGGGCGGACTGACCAATCGACTGGTCGCCTACCTCGACTCCAACGACATCGACCGCGCGGTGATCGACTCGACGATGCTGCTCCAGCACTTCTTCTCGGACGCCAACCAGGAGATCACCGGCTTCCTCTCGGCGCTGAAACAGACCGACGCCACGATCCTGTTGATCTCGGAGATGACCGACCCGAGCGCCTACTCCGACGAACACTACCTCGCGCACGGAGTCGTCTTCTTCCACAACTACCTGGAATCGGGCGGCATGACCCGCGGCGTGCAGGTCATCAAGATGCGCGGGACGCCGATCGACTGTGACATCCGCCGGATCTCGTTCACCGACCGTGGACTGACTGTCCATTCCGGAGAGAAGCTCCAGGGATAG
- a CDS encoding DUF5789 family protein, whose product MRLTKAVEQFETHTYPATTEELIEAYGETELTLPNGTETLGEVLGRFESETFETAGDARTAAYCAVSSKGIGRKYYSDRDPIAPGEDGPDPLSL is encoded by the coding sequence ATGAGGCTCACAAAGGCGGTCGAACAGTTCGAGACGCACACTTACCCGGCGACGACGGAGGAGTTGATCGAGGCGTACGGCGAGACTGAATTGACGCTGCCCAACGGGACCGAAACGCTAGGGGAGGTCCTCGGCCGGTTCGAGAGCGAGACGTTCGAGACGGCGGGCGATGCCCGCACAGCCGCGTACTGTGCGGTTTCGAGCAAAGGGATCGGCCGCAAGTACTACAGCGACCGCGATCCGATCGCGCCCGGCGAGGACGGCCCCGACCCCCTCTCGCTGTGA
- a CDS encoding DUF7504 family protein: MMNRSRDAYAFPELPIEPVDAGTNLLLTGPPLVGTQRLLLSMVSGADEREGMLLVSVDEDGVSVIEDYESTGRTFDPGRMRVVDCTEHSPEPTDAVRQVSGPADLTGIGIEFSSLYESLRAGGIERARIGLYSIPTLLAFAEDFRAVYRFLHTITGRIRTADGLGVFAVDPDAIDDEAYATVAQAFDARVEIREREFGAEFRVRGLSDQSDSWHPVG, from the coding sequence ATGATGAATCGGTCACGTGACGCGTACGCGTTTCCGGAACTGCCGATCGAGCCGGTCGACGCCGGTACGAATCTGCTGCTTACCGGGCCGCCGCTAGTCGGGACCCAGCGACTCCTGCTGTCGATGGTGTCCGGGGCCGACGAACGCGAGGGGATGCTGCTCGTCTCGGTCGACGAAGACGGCGTCAGCGTCATCGAAGACTACGAGTCGACCGGTCGGACGTTCGATCCCGGTCGGATGCGCGTCGTCGACTGTACCGAACACAGTCCGGAGCCGACCGACGCTGTCAGGCAGGTGTCGGGACCGGCCGATCTCACGGGTATCGGTATCGAGTTTTCCTCACTGTACGAGTCGCTCCGTGCCGGGGGCATCGAGCGAGCGCGGATCGGGCTGTACTCGATCCCGACGTTGCTCGCCTTCGCCGAAGACTTCCGGGCTGTCTATCGGTTCCTGCATACGATTACTGGCCGGATCAGGACTGCAGACGGCCTCGGCGTGTTCGCGGTCGATCCCGACGCGATCGACGACGAGGCCTACGCGACGGTCGCACAGGCATTCGACGCCCGCGTGGAGATCCGCGAGCGCGAGTTCGGCGCGGAGTTTCGCGTTCGGGGGCTCTCCGACCAGTCTGACAGCTGGCACCCTGTCGGATGA
- a CDS encoding formyltetrahydrofolate deformylase, whose product MTEITVVGEDDTGLIANVTSLLFERGINIEDLDQAVREGVFRMTMHVDTSEMVCTESKLRDDLRDLGEELDVDIKVRFPKDRETQSIAVLVTKESHCLEAIFEAWASGELGADIDVVIGNHSDLQPLAEKYEVPFHDIGDEKGTPDEGELLELLEEYDSDLIVLARYMRILSPDVVFRYENQIINVHPSLLPAFPGASAYMQAIEEGVRIAGVTAHYVTTDLDQGPIITQRAFNVPDDATEEELQRIGQPLEAEALLEAIKLHLDQEVSVHRGRTKLRDPEETDAQLGAPEKLDELNPDRPVDGLGEFLAEQDGTQAEADD is encoded by the coding sequence ATGACCGAGATCACGGTCGTCGGCGAGGACGACACCGGACTGATCGCCAACGTCACGTCGCTGCTGTTCGAGCGCGGCATCAACATCGAGGACCTCGATCAGGCCGTCCGGGAGGGCGTCTTCCGGATGACGATGCACGTCGACACGTCTGAGATGGTCTGTACGGAGTCGAAGCTCCGTGATGACCTCCGGGACCTGGGCGAGGAACTCGACGTCGACATCAAGGTCCGGTTCCCCAAGGACCGCGAGACTCAGTCGATAGCCGTCCTCGTCACGAAAGAATCACACTGCCTTGAGGCGATCTTCGAGGCCTGGGCCAGCGGCGAACTCGGCGCGGACATCGACGTGGTGATCGGCAACCACTCCGATCTACAGCCGCTCGCGGAGAAATACGAGGTCCCGTTCCACGACATCGGCGACGAGAAGGGCACGCCCGACGAGGGCGAACTGCTCGAGTTGCTCGAGGAGTACGACTCGGACCTAATTGTGCTGGCCCGCTATATGCGCATTCTCAGCCCGGACGTCGTCTTCCGCTACGAGAACCAGATCATCAACGTCCACCCGAGCCTCCTGCCCGCGTTCCCCGGTGCGTCGGCGTACATGCAGGCCATCGAAGAAGGGGTCCGCATCGCCGGCGTGACCGCTCACTACGTGACGACCGACCTCGATCAAGGGCCGATCATCACCCAGCGCGCGTTCAACGTCCCCGACGACGCCACCGAGGAGGAACTCCAGCGAATCGGCCAACCGCTAGAGGCCGAAGCGCTGCTGGAAGCGATCAAACTCCACCTCGATCAGGAAGTCTCCGTTCACCGCGGCCGGACGAAGCTGCGCGACCCCGAGGAAACTGACGCACAGTTGGGCGCACCCGAGAAACTCGACGAACTCAACCCCGACCGACCGGTCGACGGTCTCGGCGAGTTCCTCGCAGAGCAGGACGGGACGCAGGCCGAAGCCGACGATTAG
- a CDS encoding GAF domain-containing protein: MSSDETISLLYVDPDERARLEVETDLEASPLLKVDIQTCSSRAVAIETLESNAIDCVVTEYELPEATGITLLDQLRDEQPDVPCILYTDVGPNAIETTVAEDAVVEYLPRDIPDAAQSLARLVRNVVDERRQLAYPVPDDEDERLAAIHRYDVEALDAAAMVDRLTELLANRFDVAVAFVGVVDAHEERFLACEGADWDRIDREDAVCSHTLLEAEHLIVEHVQSDARFADIETLDALDIRSYAGVPLTTPDGLPIGAMCLVHDEPRSYSDSEITDLHRFADELMEQLELRRRLSEVGQAVPKPDHEGGR, translated from the coding sequence ATGTCCAGCGACGAAACGATCTCGCTCCTCTATGTCGATCCGGACGAGCGGGCACGGCTGGAGGTCGAGACCGATCTGGAGGCGTCTCCGCTGCTCAAGGTCGACATCCAGACCTGCAGTTCTCGCGCGGTGGCGATCGAGACGCTGGAATCGAACGCGATCGACTGTGTCGTCACCGAATACGAGCTGCCGGAGGCGACCGGCATAACGCTGCTGGACCAGCTCCGAGACGAACAACCGGACGTGCCCTGTATTCTGTACACCGACGTCGGGCCGAACGCGATCGAGACGACGGTCGCCGAGGACGCTGTCGTCGAGTACCTGCCGCGAGACATCCCCGACGCGGCGCAGTCGCTGGCCCGACTCGTCCGCAACGTCGTCGACGAACGACGTCAGCTCGCCTATCCGGTCCCGGACGACGAGGACGAGCGTCTGGCTGCGATCCACCGCTACGACGTCGAAGCGCTCGACGCCGCAGCGATGGTCGATCGGCTCACCGAACTGCTCGCGAACCGTTTCGATGTCGCCGTCGCGTTCGTCGGGGTCGTTGACGCACACGAAGAACGCTTCCTGGCCTGCGAGGGGGCCGACTGGGACCGGATCGACCGCGAAGACGCCGTCTGCAGTCATACGCTACTGGAAGCGGAGCACCTCATCGTCGAGCACGTCCAGTCAGACGCCCGGTTCGCCGATATCGAGACGCTCGACGCGCTTGACATCCGGTCGTACGCGGGTGTCCCCCTGACGACGCCCGACGGGTTGCCGATCGGCGCGATGTGTCTCGTTCACGACGAGCCCAGGTCGTACTCCGACAGCGAAATCACCGATCTGCACCGCTTTGCCGACGAACTGATGGAGCAACTGGAGTTGCGACGACGGCTCTCGGAAGTCGGGCAGGCCGTGCCGAAACCCGATCACGAGGGGGGCCGATGA